The following are from one region of the Nicotiana tabacum cultivar K326 chromosome 3, ASM71507v2, whole genome shotgun sequence genome:
- the LOC107827145 gene encoding V-type proton ATPase subunit F, which translates to MANRPPIKTSNSALIAMIADEDTITGFLLAGVGNVDLRRKTNYLIVDSKTTVKQIEDAFKEFTTREDVAIVLISQYIANMIRFLVDSYNKPIPAILEIPSKDHPYDPAHDSVLSRVKYLFSTESVASGRR; encoded by the exons ATGGCTAACCGACCTCCTATCAAAACTAGCAACTCAGCCCTTATTGCCATGATTGCTGATGAG GACACAATTACAGGATTTTTACTGGCTGGAGTTGGCAATGTTGATTTGAGGAGGAAAACAAATTACCTTATTGTGGATTCAA AAACAACGGTGAAGCAGATTGAAGATGCGTTTAAGGAATTCACCACAAGAGAGGACGTCGCAATCGTGTTAATCAGCCAATAT ATTGCCAACATGATACGATTTTTGGTTGATAGTTATAATAAACCAATTCCAGCCATTTTGGAGATTCCTTCAAAGGACCACCCATACGATCCTGCCCATGATTCTGTTCTGTCACGAGTGAAGTATCTCTTCTCTACTGAATCAGTGGCCTCTGGAAGGCGTTAA